A window of the Lactuca sativa cultivar Salinas chromosome 5, Lsat_Salinas_v11, whole genome shotgun sequence genome harbors these coding sequences:
- the LOC122194529 gene encoding uncharacterized protein LOC122194529 isoform X1, with protein sequence MNFLSIKTRGMGENYKVGWVWRLKMRYPISFLAIQETQLMEAGNIDVRSCWGDDEFGVSRVNASGRPRGLLNMWDRNVFTSNEVISSRHYIINIGTWVGISEPLIFANIYGPQLITGKAELWKELIEIKNTKNGIWIMMGDYNAVRHRGERFNSNFCERTTRDFNNFIHKIRLSDLKMGGHRFTCFHNSDLKLSKLDRFMVYPTFLNLFPYISVTALPREISDHCPILLSTSRYGTPDLYLTAKIKHIKNGLKK encoded by the exons ATGAATTTTCTCTCAATAAAGACAAGGGGAATGGGTGAGAACTATAAGGTGGGTTGGGTCTGGAGGCTAAAGATGAGGTACCCAATTTCTTTCTTAGCAATCCAAGAAACTCAGCTAATGGAGGCTGGAAACATTGATGTACGTTCGTGTTGGGGTGATGATGAATTTGGTGTTAGTAGAGTTAACGCATCTGGGAGGCCTAGGGGTCTCCTAAACATGTGGGACAGGAACGTGTTTACCTCTAATGAGGTTATCTCCTCTAGGCATTATATTATCAATATTGGTACATGGGTTGGCATTAGTGAACCTTTGATCTTTGCTAATATTTATGGGCCACAACTAATTACTGGAAAGGCAGAATTATGGAAGGAACTAATTGAAAttaaaaacactaaaaatggcaTTTGGATTATGATGGGAGATTACAATGCTGTGAGGCACAGAGGAGAAAGATTCAATTCTAATTTCTGCGAAAGAACTACAAGAGATTTCAACAACTTCATACACAAGATTAGGCTTAGTGATTTGAAAATGGGGGGTCATAGGTTCACCTGTTTTCACAACTCAGACCTCAAGTTAAGTAAGCTTGATCGGTTCATGGTCTATCCTACTTTCCTTAATCTATTTCCTTATATCTCTGTTACTGCTCTCCCAAGGGAAATTTCCGACCATTGCCCTATCCTCTTATCTACTTCAC GATATGGTACACCTGATCTGTACTTAACTGCGAAGATCAAACACATTAAAAATGGATTGAAAAAATAG
- the LOC122194529 gene encoding uncharacterized protein LOC122194529 isoform X2, with product MNFLSIKTRGMGENYKVGWVWRLKMRYPISFLAIQETQLMEAGNIDVRSCWGDDEFGVSRVNASGRPRGLLNMWDRNVFTSNEVISSRHYIINIGTWVGISEPLIFANIYGPQLITGKAELWKELIEIKNTKNGIWIMMGDYNAVRHRGERFNSNFCERTTRDFNNFIHKIRLSDLKMGGHRFTCFHNSDLKLSKLDRFMVYPTFLNLFPYISVTALPREISDHCPILLSTSRKDFGPSPFRIWYT from the exons ATGAATTTTCTCTCAATAAAGACAAGGGGAATGGGTGAGAACTATAAGGTGGGTTGGGTCTGGAGGCTAAAGATGAGGTACCCAATTTCTTTCTTAGCAATCCAAGAAACTCAGCTAATGGAGGCTGGAAACATTGATGTACGTTCGTGTTGGGGTGATGATGAATTTGGTGTTAGTAGAGTTAACGCATCTGGGAGGCCTAGGGGTCTCCTAAACATGTGGGACAGGAACGTGTTTACCTCTAATGAGGTTATCTCCTCTAGGCATTATATTATCAATATTGGTACATGGGTTGGCATTAGTGAACCTTTGATCTTTGCTAATATTTATGGGCCACAACTAATTACTGGAAAGGCAGAATTATGGAAGGAACTAATTGAAAttaaaaacactaaaaatggcaTTTGGATTATGATGGGAGATTACAATGCTGTGAGGCACAGAGGAGAAAGATTCAATTCTAATTTCTGCGAAAGAACTACAAGAGATTTCAACAACTTCATACACAAGATTAGGCTTAGTGATTTGAAAATGGGGGGTCATAGGTTCACCTGTTTTCACAACTCAGACCTCAAGTTAAGTAAGCTTGATCGGTTCATGGTCTATCCTACTTTCCTTAATCTATTTCCTTATATCTCTGTTACTGCTCTCCCAAGGGAAATTTCCGACCATTGCCCTATCCTCTTATCTACTTCACGTAAGGATTTTGGTCCGTCTCCATTCAG GATATGGTACACCTGA